The genomic DNA CGTTACGCTGTGCCTATCATGCGACATGCGGCCACCTGCGCGAGCTATGCGCGGGCAGGTGGCCGCATGTCGCAGAGCAGCACGCAGCAGCGATAGCAGATACGCTATGCTGGTTGAAGAGGAGCCAACTATGCGAACAACGTCGTTTCTATCAATCTTCCGCACATGCCTGTGCCTGCTGGCGCTGGTGCTGCCAGCGGCAGCCAGCGCCCAGACCCAGACTCTGCCCACCGCCGCGCAGGTGGCCAGCCAGATCAAGGTCGGCTGGAACGTCGGTAACTCGCTCGAGGTGCCCGGCGGCGAGACCAACTGGGGCAACCCCGCCGTCACCCAGCAGCTGATCAGCAGCGTGAAGGCCGCCGGGTTTAACGCCATCCGCATCCCCGCCGCCTGGGATAGCCACGCCAACCAGACCACCATGCAGATCGACGCCGCGTGGCTGGCCCGCGTGAAAGAGGTGGTAGATTACGCCCACGGCCAAGGCATGTACGTGATCATCAACATCCACTGGGATGGCGGCTGGCTGGAGGAGCACCCGCTCTACTCGTACCAGACAGCGGTGAACGCCAAGCAGCAGTCCTACTGGACGCAGATCGCCAACTACTTCAAGAGCTACGACGAGCGGCTGCTGTTCGCAGGCACCAACGAGGTGCACGACGGCTACGGCACGCCCACCGCCGAGAACATCGCCGTGCAGCAGTCGTACCTGCAGACCTTCGTGAACGCGGTGCGCGCCACCGGCGGCAACAACGCCACCCGCACGCTGATCGTGCAGACCTACAACACCAACGCCTGGCACGGCCTCGACTACTTCACCCTGCCCACCGACACCGTGAGCAACCGGCTGATGGTCGAGATCCACCACTACGACCCCTACGACTACACCCTGAACATGAGCGGCAGCTGCCTCTACTGGGGCGCGCCCTACCCGGCCCAGAGCGCCTGTTCGTGGGCGCAGGAAAGCTACGTCGACGACCTGTTCGCCCGCGTCAACGCCAAGTGGGTCGCCAAGGGCGTACCGGTGATCATCGGCGAGTATGGCGTGGCCACGCGGCCCAATCTCGACCTGGCCTCGCGGCAGTACTACCTGGAGTACACCAACAAAGCCGCCGCCAAGAACGGCATCAAGACCTTCTACTGGGACAACGGTGTGCTGCCCTCGCAGAGCAACGGCTTCGCACTGTTCAACCGCAGCACCGGCGCAGTCATCGACCAGGGCGCGCTGAGCGCCGTGCTGCGCGGTGCAGGTACCACTGTGCCCACCGCCACACCGGTGAGCGGCACCGCCACGCCCACTCGCACCGCCACCGCCACGCCCACCCGCACCGCCACACCGGTGAGCGGCACCGCCACGCCCACCCGCACCGCCACGCCGGTGCCGCCCACCACGCCTACCGCCACGCCGCTGAGCGGCGCGGCCTGCAGCCCGGCCACCGCAGTCGCCGCCCCATTCAGCTTCGACG from Chloroflexia bacterium SDU3-3 includes the following:
- a CDS encoding glycoside hydrolase family 5 protein, which encodes MRPPARAMRGQVAACRRAARSSDSRYAMLVEEEPTMRTTSFLSIFRTCLCLLALVLPAAASAQTQTLPTAAQVASQIKVGWNVGNSLEVPGGETNWGNPAVTQQLISSVKAAGFNAIRIPAAWDSHANQTTMQIDAAWLARVKEVVDYAHGQGMYVIINIHWDGGWLEEHPLYSYQTAVNAKQQSYWTQIANYFKSYDERLLFAGTNEVHDGYGTPTAENIAVQQSYLQTFVNAVRATGGNNATRTLIVQTYNTNAWHGLDYFTLPTDTVSNRLMVEIHHYDPYDYTLNMSGSCLYWGAPYPAQSACSWAQESYVDDLFARVNAKWVAKGVPVIIGEYGVATRPNLDLASRQYYLEYTNKAAAKNGIKTFYWDNGVLPSQSNGFALFNRSTGAVIDQGALSAVLRGAGTTVPTATPVSGTATPTRTATATPTRTATPVSGTATPTRTATPVPPTTPTATPLSGAACSPATAVAAPFSFDGAGSYCWKIDSIPSYINSWNLTSLTINGVSFANKYTTPSQLPAKINGSWYVSYSGGYAWSHFEAK